In Candidatus Bathyarchaeota archaeon, one DNA window encodes the following:
- a CDS encoding transcriptional regulator yields MENKQYNSSDLLTRITKLLEGINTKLDILTQQNAKILENSFAAEKPANHTSSDIMTLLTLPASVRKTGLALLEFEKATAQDLALKTGRSRPVESDCANQLVRIGFAKKKREGMEIYFFTEPLEVKH; encoded by the coding sequence ATGGAAAACAAACAATACAATAGTAGTGATTTACTTACAAGAATCACTAAACTGCTTGAGGGCATAAACACAAAATTAGACATATTAACTCAGCAAAATGCCAAGATACTGGAAAACTCTTTTGCCGCAGAAAAACCTGCTAACCACACTTCATCTGACATTATGACGTTGCTTACTTTGCCCGCCTCAGTGAGAAAAACTGGGCTAGCATTGTTAGAGTTTGAAAAAGCGACTGCACAAGACCTTGCCTTAAAGACAGGCAGATCAAGACCAGTAGAAAGTGACTGTGCTAATCAGTTAGTAAGGATAGGATTTGCAAAGAAAAAAAGAGAAGGCATGGAAATTTATTTTTTTACTGAGCCCTTGGAGGTAAAACATTGA
- a CDS encoding ParA family protein, whose amino-acid sequence MRTISIHSSRGGTGKTVIATNLAAILAHNGFKVALLDFDFRAPSLCFIFSGDLFHPVQHWLNDFLNDDCDAKQALIEVSGSLNANGGKLFVGLADSSIEVIRNTIDKSRDAEVTAIKKLFSLLSILRDDGIDYCIIDTSPGVQYSSVNALAASNLCFLITSADMVDMHGCSEMLKDIYESLEKKTFIILNKYSPSINNNSCTHIEFIETTLKHPVICQIPCYCEVLLAHRMGLLAIQQPNHPFVQKLEEVVNSIDTL is encoded by the coding sequence TTGAGGACAATTTCTATTCATTCCTCTAGAGGCGGGACGGGAAAAACTGTCATAGCTACTAACTTGGCAGCTATACTAGCGCATAACGGATTTAAGGTGGCCTTGCTCGATTTTGATTTCAGGGCACCAAGTCTATGTTTTATTTTTTCTGGAGACCTTTTTCATCCAGTTCAACATTGGCTAAATGATTTTCTTAATGATGATTGTGACGCCAAGCAAGCATTAATTGAAGTCTCTGGAAGTCTTAACGCTAATGGAGGAAAATTGTTTGTTGGATTGGCAGATTCATCTATTGAAGTCATCCGAAATACTATTGATAAGAGCAGAGATGCTGAGGTAACTGCAATAAAAAAGCTCTTTTCTTTGCTCTCAATTCTTCGGGATGACGGGATCGATTATTGTATTATTGACACTAGCCCTGGGGTGCAGTATTCATCGGTTAATGCTTTAGCAGCATCCAATCTGTGCTTCCTTATAACAAGCGCTGATATGGTTGACATGCATGGATGCTCTGAAATGCTGAAAGATATCTATGAAAGTTTGGAAAAGAAAACATTCATTATTCTAAATAAGTATTCTCCAAGCATAAATAACAACAGTTGCACTCATATTGAGTTCATTGAAACAACCCTAAAGCACCCAGTAATTTGTCAAATTCCCTGCTATTGCGAGGTTCTTCTAGCACATAGAATGGGGTTATTAGCAATACAGCAACCTAATCATCCTTTCGTTCAAAAATTAGAGGAGGTAGTTAACAGTATTGACACTCTTTGA
- a CDS encoding DUF2190 family protein yields MTDKTYNTSMAIGETDDPTAVIESFEVAAAVTKGDPVYLSADHKVSPAAAAQDCIGVAVKSQATVGGQVSVLTRGRVKVAAGGVINRGKAVYGADASKRVLELADVSQAVDEGGAAKYTIAVFMNRKLGTALETTAAADDLLFIHVGKN; encoded by the coding sequence ATGACTGATAAAACTTACAATACGAGCATGGCAATTGGCGAAACTGATGATCCAACCGCTGTCATTGAATCCTTTGAAGTTGCTGCTGCTGTTACCAAAGGTGACCCAGTGTATTTGAGTGCGGACCATAAGGTAAGTCCTGCGGCTGCGGCGCAAGATTGCATTGGGGTTGCTGTGAAATCTCAAGCTACTGTTGGCGGGCAAGTTTCCGTATTAACTAGAGGGCGTGTGAAGGTTGCTGCTGGCGGCGTTATTAATCGGGGTAAAGCGGTTTATGGCGCTGATGCTTCTAAACGTGTCCTTGAATTAGCTGATGTTAGCCAGGCTGTTGACGAAGGCGGCGCTGCCAAATACACTATTGCAGTTTTCATGAACCGTAAACTTGGTACTGCTCTTGAGACTACCGCGGCTGCTGACGATCTACTCTTCATTCATGTGGGGAAGAATTAG
- a CDS encoding phage major capsid protein translates to MKPRLYEALMAKTGEQRELYEKLRQSAGLPFLKRYSEMGIKEGFFSDMAGAVGKMHDTMVDAAWPELIGRSIINVMPTSEAQERFPLDAGAVAYKYAEGAVTMLSAKKPTFVDIYTNELAESSDEWAKEYLEDATWNVMDRAINNVGMALGQSETEAILALYAGVSAADLATGAALTGGGAVASWADILSLHHAVKSEKWRPNVLAINEMQVHQLLNDDKFVKSVYLPSSQTDIEQGTIGTVLGMKVQSSTLVPNGTMYAIDTRVASVMLLRRDVTVEDWEDIKNGKYGVRATTRFGLGILRSNAIARMTNVKQTMT, encoded by the coding sequence ATGAAGCCGAGACTTTATGAAGCTTTAATGGCTAAAACTGGCGAGCAAAGGGAACTCTACGAGAAACTTAGGCAATCTGCTGGGCTTCCGTTCCTAAAGCGTTATTCTGAGATGGGTATCAAGGAAGGTTTCTTTAGTGACATGGCGGGCGCTGTTGGCAAAATGCATGATACCATGGTTGATGCTGCTTGGCCTGAATTAATTGGCAGAAGTATTATCAATGTTATGCCAACTTCTGAGGCGCAAGAGCGTTTTCCGTTGGATGCTGGTGCAGTTGCTTACAAGTACGCCGAAGGTGCAGTTACTATGCTTAGTGCAAAGAAACCTACGTTTGTTGACATCTACACAAATGAGTTAGCGGAATCTTCAGACGAATGGGCTAAGGAGTATCTTGAGGATGCTACTTGGAACGTTATGGATCGAGCAATTAACAATGTAGGTATGGCTTTAGGTCAAAGTGAAACCGAAGCTATTCTTGCGTTGTATGCTGGTGTTTCAGCTGCTGATTTGGCGACTGGTGCAGCGTTGACAGGCGGCGGGGCTGTTGCTTCTTGGGCTGACATCTTAAGCTTGCATCATGCGGTGAAAAGCGAGAAATGGCGTCCTAACGTGTTGGCTATTAACGAAATGCAGGTCCACCAATTGCTTAACGATGATAAATTCGTTAAGTCGGTGTATCTGCCAAGTAGTCAAACCGACATTGAGCAGGGAACTATTGGAACCGTTTTAGGCATGAAGGTACAATCGAGCACTTTGGTGCCTAACGGTACGATGTATGCTATTGATACTCGTGTTGCTTCTGTGATGCTTCTGCGCCGAGACGTAACTGTTGAGGATTGGGAAGACATCAAAAACGGCAAATACGGTGTCCGTGCTACAACTCGCTTTGGTTTAGGCATCCTTCGCTCGAATGCTATCGCTAGAATGACTAACGTCAAGCAAACTATGACTTAG
- a CDS encoding phage tail tube protein, translated as MPVYAGAGSQFNYILENYLGAPLPETPAFKTLIADDIEPGIDPSLIKVRGCGSRDLVALKRGLLKADLKVIYPLPSDDIMNFVHHVVDCYAMTVSVLDEGPDELIDLLYTGSRIDKATISCAIEDVLKAECELMSQDVTGASAKPEGATYTPLSGAVSWEDVAVLKGDADGSNLSPFEVTTDWKFTIANNLKRVGVIRASNPTKPKYIIPLHRDLSGELTCTFESKDQYYAAAAGAFSLKFDLSAGKYFLFKNCQWEKVNSVRKPDDIVSMKLAFTASSFVDSEEA; from the coding sequence ATGCCAGTGTATGCCGGTGCAGGTTCCCAGTTCAACTATATTTTAGAGAATTATTTAGGCGCTCCTCTACCTGAAACCCCAGCGTTTAAAACTCTTATCGCTGACGATATTGAGCCAGGTATTGACCCATCACTGATTAAGGTTCGTGGTTGTGGCAGTCGTGATTTAGTGGCTCTTAAGCGTGGCTTGCTAAAAGCTGACCTTAAAGTGATTTATCCGCTGCCCTCCGATGACATAATGAATTTTGTTCATCATGTGGTCGACTGCTACGCAATGACTGTCTCGGTTCTTGATGAAGGACCTGACGAGCTGATTGATTTGCTTTATACTGGCTCACGCATTGATAAAGCCACTATTTCCTGTGCAATTGAGGACGTGCTGAAGGCTGAATGCGAGTTAATGTCTCAGGATGTTACGGGGGCATCGGCAAAGCCTGAAGGTGCAACCTACACCCCGCTTAGTGGTGCAGTATCTTGGGAAGACGTGGCAGTTCTCAAAGGTGATGCTGATGGCTCTAATTTGTCGCCTTTTGAGGTGACTACTGATTGGAAGTTTACCATTGCAAATAACTTGAAAAGGGTTGGAGTTATCCGTGCATCTAATCCGACTAAGCCTAAGTACATAATTCCTTTGCATCGTGACCTTTCAGGCGAGTTAACTTGCACTTTTGAGAGCAAGGACCAGTATTATGCTGCCGCTGCGGGCGCTTTTAGTTTGAAGTTTGACCTTAGCGCGGGTAAGTATTTCTTGTTTAAGAATTGCCAATGGGAGAAGGTTAACTCTGTTCGGAAGCCTGATGATATTGTTTCCATGAAGCTTGCGTTCACTGCATCATCGTTTGTTGACAGTGAGGAGGCCTAA
- a CDS encoding HK97 gp10 family phage protein, giving the protein MVEFQAAMLQLDYALVNQVYRFLVSWAADVKALAEKLVPVKTGYLRSTIYAVVQNWVVNVGADATYAYFVEAGTKYMAAQPYLYPAIQQYLPQLEEVILAAIDAAKAEAGFR; this is encoded by the coding sequence ATAGTTGAGTTTCAAGCGGCGATGTTGCAACTTGATTATGCTTTGGTGAATCAGGTTTACCGTTTTTTGGTTAGTTGGGCTGCTGACGTTAAGGCGTTGGCTGAAAAGTTGGTTCCTGTTAAAACGGGGTATCTGCGGAGCACTATTTACGCTGTGGTTCAGAATTGGGTTGTCAACGTTGGCGCAGATGCTACTTATGCATATTTTGTGGAGGCTGGAACCAAGTACATGGCGGCTCAACCGTACTTGTACCCTGCTATTCAGCAGTATTTGCCACAATTGGAAGAGGTCATTTTAGCTGCGATTGATGCGGCAAAAGCGGAGGCTGGGTTCAGATAA
- a CDS encoding terminase family protein, producing the protein MPNFLKRARAFRPKKLLEERRKLREQALAIEMERLSKVESLKTDPLEFFRQVLGVEPTDYQKELIALFQKNQFVAARWSRQSGKSFTTSALLLNYALVNPNVYICVVGPSWRQTKIVIRRIGDFARRLPPGSKIVVQKTKITCPNGSIIEAFPNSPETIRGPTFHCVYMDESNFIANADEIYDAVLPTLGTTNGKFIATSTPWNTDSLFWKMCNHKDFEDFARHHVTWERAKEPNGPLKLNILEKIRKQYRDDPARWRREYDAEWAEDEDVWLSQNLIAQCIGTVKSCGDDLQPFNPEAEYEGEFYAGLDPAQTRDYHVLSVTELVDQKLYLRHLKIFPHPTYDAYVLGYIKTLQDRWGGFRKIRVDITRDGPSFIADMENAGIENAEGVVFSSPRKSEMASLLKKRMQDNRFFYPLLTWEKPYKGDICNEFNVERFALRADGGLAFSHPQGTHDDVFWASALSVFATTEMTTNPELFVVPR; encoded by the coding sequence ATGCCGAATTTTCTAAAAAGAGCACGAGCATTTCGCCCCAAAAAACTGCTTGAGGAGCGCCGTAAACTTCGTGAGCAGGCGCTTGCAATCGAGATGGAACGGCTTAGCAAAGTTGAATCCCTAAAGACGGATCCACTGGAGTTTTTCCGTCAAGTTTTAGGTGTGGAGCCTACAGATTATCAAAAGGAGCTTATTGCGCTTTTCCAGAAAAACCAGTTTGTTGCAGCTCGTTGGAGTCGACAATCTGGCAAAAGCTTTACAACGTCAGCTTTGTTGTTGAACTATGCTTTGGTTAATCCGAACGTGTACATCTGTGTTGTTGGTCCTTCGTGGCGCCAAACGAAGATAGTTATTAGGCGTATTGGGGATTTTGCTCGAAGGCTACCGCCTGGCTCAAAAATTGTTGTTCAGAAAACAAAGATTACCTGTCCTAACGGTAGCATTATTGAGGCCTTCCCAAATTCGCCTGAAACTATCAGAGGCCCTACGTTTCACTGCGTGTACATGGACGAAAGTAACTTCATCGCTAACGCTGACGAGATTTATGATGCAGTTCTGCCAACGTTAGGCACAACCAACGGCAAGTTTATTGCAACAAGTACACCATGGAACACTGATAGCTTATTCTGGAAAATGTGCAATCATAAGGACTTTGAAGATTTCGCTCGCCATCATGTAACTTGGGAACGTGCCAAAGAGCCTAACGGTCCACTTAAGCTCAATATTCTGGAGAAAATCCGCAAGCAGTACCGTGACGATCCAGCAAGGTGGCGACGTGAATATGATGCGGAGTGGGCTGAAGATGAAGACGTTTGGCTATCACAGAACCTTATCGCCCAATGCATCGGCACAGTCAAAAGCTGTGGTGATGACCTGCAGCCGTTTAACCCTGAAGCGGAGTATGAAGGCGAGTTTTACGCTGGGTTGGATCCTGCGCAAACTAGGGATTATCATGTTTTGAGTGTGACTGAGCTTGTGGATCAGAAGCTGTATCTTAGGCACTTGAAGATTTTTCCGCATCCAACTTATGATGCTTACGTGCTTGGCTACATTAAGACGTTACAGGACCGTTGGGGAGGCTTCCGAAAAATCCGAGTGGACATAACCAGGGACGGGCCAAGCTTCATAGCTGACATGGAAAATGCCGGTATCGAGAACGCGGAGGGCGTCGTGTTCAGTTCACCCAGAAAAAGCGAGATGGCTAGTTTGCTTAAGAAGCGTATGCAGGATAACCGTTTCTTCTATCCGCTGCTAACTTGGGAAAAACCCTACAAGGGCGATATCTGTAACGAGTTTAATGTGGAGCGGTTTGCTTTGCGTGCTGATGGCGGGTTGGCGTTTAGTCATCCACAGGGTACACATGATGACGTGTTTTGGGCGTCTGCATTGTCGGTTTTTGCCACAACTGAGATGACGACTAATCCGGAGTTGTTTGTTGTTCCGAGGTGA
- a CDS encoding ASCH domain-containing protein has translation MLFRSHLAAKIRAGTKTQTRRISKIRYREGSIQPIQENYSEKAKDHIKINKRYEQKLGDITEEQAKAEGFQNLQEFKEEWEKITKQPWNPTQIVTAYEFCKV, from the coding sequence ATGCTATTCAGAAGCCATCTCGCAGCTAAAATCAGAGCAGGCACAAAAACACAAACCCGCCGCATCAGCAAAATAAGATACCGCGAAGGAAGCATACAACCAATCCAAGAAAACTACAGCGAAAAAGCCAAAGACCATATAAAAATCAACAAACGATACGAACAAAAACTCGGCGACATAACAGAAGAACAAGCAAAAGCTGAAGGATTCCAAAACCTCCAAGAATTCAAAGAAGAATGGGAAAAAATAACCAAGCAACCCTGGAACCCAACACAAATCGTCACCGCTTACGAATTTTGCAAAGTATAA
- a CDS encoding ATP-dependent endonuclease, whose protein sequence is MKIKNISVKNYRCLKDVTIPFDDLTVLVGRNGVGKSCLLNILGLFYKTSISIRKEDYYCNNTNEPISIIVEFSNLSTQEKKLFEHYVNGDQLVVEKTIAYSEFKPIQKYYGTSYENPDFEAFRKSSGQEMRKEYKKIREKEEYTTFPEYSNEGSAIAVLQEWESANKVKCKPVRADDQFFGFQNVGKHRLEKYTKFIFIPAVQEVSDEASEQKGTVFEELMGLVVKSTLATHTEIIKLQSETQKRFKELINPENNKELKGLEGSLTKNLNNFVVDSEVRIQWIDDETGVHINLPRAFITLKEGGYQNTVDRCGNGLQRAFVLSMFQELAIIQAKIASKSESAEADSTTSPSLIIGIEEPELYQHPDRTRHFAQTLLQLSQKGIEGAIANIQITYSTHSPLLIDFQRVNQLRIFKRKKGEGNKPAETQISFADLSEIARAVETAKNERTGSITQAALMQRLISLMSPWVNEGFFAVLVVLVEGIKDRALIVGEALTRNINLESKGICVIPCSGKDSMTEAISIFKSLKIPLYAVWDSDLNKTEGINANHNILRSFGCQPEDYPSKITDDFSCIQTNLEKQFRDDINEPNFNRGIAKYCQERQLGKPNYVMENPYAVCEIIKDFRAQTLTCQKLCTIVDKILQKYTGLQEQQV, encoded by the coding sequence ATGAAAATAAAGAACATTTCTGTTAAAAATTACAGGTGCTTAAAAGATGTCACCATTCCTTTTGATGATTTAACAGTTTTAGTTGGCAGAAATGGTGTGGGTAAGTCTTGTTTGCTAAATATTTTAGGCTTGTTTTATAAAACAAGCATTTCAATAAGAAAAGAAGATTACTATTGCAATAACACTAATGAACCCATTTCAATAATTGTCGAATTTAGCAATCTTTCAACTCAAGAAAAGAAGCTATTTGAACATTACGTTAATGGTGACCAATTGGTTGTAGAAAAGACAATCGCTTATTCTGAATTCAAACCAATTCAAAAGTACTATGGAACAAGTTATGAGAATCCTGACTTTGAAGCTTTCAGAAAATCTTCAGGGCAAGAAATGCGAAAAGAGTATAAAAAAATCAGAGAAAAAGAAGAGTACACGACTTTTCCAGAATATTCCAACGAAGGCAGCGCAATAGCAGTTTTACAAGAATGGGAATCAGCAAACAAAGTAAAATGTAAGCCTGTTAGAGCAGACGACCAATTCTTTGGTTTTCAAAACGTAGGAAAACACCGGTTGGAAAAATATACAAAGTTTATTTTCATACCTGCAGTTCAAGAAGTGAGCGATGAGGCATCTGAACAAAAGGGAACTGTTTTTGAGGAATTAATGGGCTTAGTAGTCAAAAGTACTCTTGCTACTCATACTGAAATAATTAAACTTCAAAGTGAAACACAGAAAAGATTTAAAGAACTAATTAACCCCGAAAACAATAAAGAGCTAAAAGGTTTAGAGGGAAGTTTAACTAAAAATTTAAACAATTTTGTCGTAGATTCAGAGGTTAGAATCCAATGGATCGATGACGAAACAGGTGTTCACATTAATCTTCCAAGAGCATTTATCACTTTAAAGGAGGGCGGGTATCAAAATACTGTCGACCGCTGCGGGAACGGATTACAACGTGCTTTTGTTCTATCCATGTTCCAAGAATTAGCAATTATACAAGCTAAAATTGCTTCAAAATCAGAGTCCGCTGAAGCAGATTCAACTACTTCACCGAGTCTAATAATAGGTATTGAAGAACCTGAACTTTACCAACATCCCGACAGAACAAGACATTTCGCCCAAACATTATTACAATTATCTCAAAAAGGAATTGAAGGCGCAATAGCCAATATACAAATAACGTATTCGACCCATTCACCCCTTTTAATTGATTTTCAGAGAGTTAATCAACTGAGAATTTTCAAAAGAAAAAAAGGAGAAGGCAATAAACCAGCTGAAACTCAGATATCTTTTGCTGATTTATCAGAAATTGCACGCGCAGTTGAAACTGCAAAGAACGAACGTACTGGTTCAATTACCCAAGCGGCATTAATGCAAAGGCTGATTTCTTTGATGAGTCCCTGGGTTAATGAAGGCTTTTTTGCAGTTTTAGTTGTTCTAGTTGAAGGAATCAAGGACAGGGCACTTATAGTTGGTGAAGCCTTAACAAGAAATATTAATTTGGAAAGTAAAGGAATTTGTGTTATTCCATGCTCAGGGAAAGACAGCATGACAGAGGCCATATCAATATTCAAAAGCTTGAAAATACCTCTGTACGCTGTTTGGGACTCTGACTTAAACAAAACCGAAGGCATCAACGCTAATCACAACATCCTCAGAAGTTTTGGCTGTCAACCAGAAGATTATCCGTCAAAGATTACCGATGATTTTTCCTGTATACAAACAAATTTAGAAAAACAATTTAGAGATGATATTAACGAACCCAACTTTAACAGAGGGATAGCTAAATACTGTCAAGAAAGACAATTAGGGAAACCAAATTATGTTATGGAAAACCCCTATGCAGTATGCGAGATAATCAAAGATTTTAGAGCCCAGACCTTAACTTGCCAAAAATTATGCACGATTGTAGACAAAATATTACAAAAATACACCGGACTTCAAGAGCAACAAGTTTAA
- a CDS encoding ABC transporter ATP-binding protein codes for MRNRPESIKIYKFRRTYDKKNNRFKFCVEYETRAQVTERTIEIAEAFGLGIDDAQKFPVLNAELHIKPQDIVYITGDSGSGKSVLLRGIRADLGTEALEMSEVKIDPEKPIIETVGDTIEQAIELLSKVGLNDAFLFLRKYSQLSDGQRFRYRLAKFLESKKQWLIADEFAATLDRDTAKIVAYNLQKLARQQGKAVIVATTHDDLTADLSPSVLVRKRFGEEIDIKYYPNTPAAECSLIKEMKVERGALEDWQKLSNFHYRSHNTSARRAIFCIRRKDELCAVIVYCYPFPQCAGRSLVLPKMDLKELNQKLSIISRIVVHPKYRTIGLGEKLIRDSLPLAGTPHVEMIAVMPKYNPFAEHAGMKKILVKEPPKAATNVTAELEKLGLDLRFLGSQRYVIGKLQSLSTSQLTELRAVFVHNGHPMFREALGAIRHKKGEPTNNYPEELEKANIEKLAKLIKIATILLQTKVYLFWSQ; via the coding sequence ATGCGCAATAGACCAGAATCAATCAAAATATACAAGTTCAGAAGAACTTACGATAAGAAAAATAATCGCTTCAAATTTTGTGTAGAATATGAAACCCGTGCCCAAGTAACCGAGCGCACCATAGAAATTGCAGAAGCATTCGGCTTAGGCATTGACGACGCCCAAAAATTCCCAGTTCTAAACGCTGAACTCCACATAAAACCTCAAGATATCGTGTACATCACCGGAGATAGCGGCAGCGGAAAAAGCGTTCTACTCCGCGGCATCAGGGCAGACCTGGGAACCGAAGCCCTAGAAATGTCAGAAGTAAAAATTGACCCCGAAAAACCAATAATTGAAACAGTCGGCGACACTATCGAGCAAGCAATAGAACTGTTAAGCAAAGTTGGCTTAAACGACGCCTTCTTATTTTTGCGCAAATATAGTCAACTGAGCGATGGCCAACGCTTCCGTTATCGGCTGGCCAAGTTTTTGGAGAGCAAAAAACAATGGCTGATTGCAGATGAGTTCGCAGCAACCCTTGACCGAGACACAGCCAAAATAGTAGCCTACAACCTGCAAAAACTCGCAAGGCAACAAGGAAAAGCCGTCATTGTAGCAACCACACACGACGACCTAACCGCGGATCTATCACCCTCAGTGCTTGTGCGCAAACGCTTCGGCGAAGAAATCGACATAAAATATTACCCCAACACACCTGCAGCAGAATGCAGCCTAATTAAAGAAATGAAAGTTGAACGCGGCGCCCTGGAAGACTGGCAAAAACTAAGCAACTTCCACTACCGCAGCCACAACACCAGCGCCAGACGCGCCATCTTTTGCATACGCCGCAAAGACGAACTCTGCGCCGTCATAGTCTACTGCTACCCATTCCCCCAATGCGCAGGCAGAAGCTTGGTGCTGCCAAAAATGGACCTAAAAGAACTCAACCAAAAACTAAGCATAATCAGCAGAATCGTAGTGCACCCAAAATACAGAACCATTGGACTAGGCGAAAAACTAATCAGAGATTCTCTACCGCTGGCAGGCACGCCCCACGTTGAAATGATAGCAGTCATGCCCAAATACAACCCATTCGCAGAACACGCAGGCATGAAAAAAATTCTCGTTAAAGAACCACCCAAAGCAGCCACCAACGTAACAGCAGAACTGGAAAAATTAGGGCTGGACCTGCGTTTTCTAGGCAGCCAACGTTATGTAATCGGAAAACTTCAAAGCTTAAGCACCAGCCAATTAACCGAGCTAAGAGCAGTTTTCGTGCACAACGGCCATCCAATGTTCAGAGAAGCACTTGGCGCCATACGCCACAAAAAAGGAGAACCAACAAACAACTATCCAGAAGAACTTGAAAAAGCAAACATAGAAAAGTTAGCCAAACTCATAAAAATAGCCACCATTCTCCTACAAACAAAAGTATACCTATTTTGGAGCCAATAA
- a CDS encoding site-specific integrase, giving the protein MNKTMKNLAITPTSIVKTAEFTIPEPHSAAEQHLYRWIIDSLTAKVPKVLPMVFANKSTLELARNLLRYRTGSPGTLTVYMYDVYRFCNWLNIEPDQMINSCKDQDGDPNLKAVSKYNRLLDDYIGELQAQGLTPGTVHSFTKGIKALFRANGLRLQLPYSIPNRVTYKPRAPTPEELQKILAIADLRNRVIVSCMALGGFREGTLTKLTVGHVRRDLEAGIVPLHVHVEANITKGKYHDYDTFLGAEAANYIRLYLQMRRQGTDKIPPEIIADNSPLISARHSRRPAFVTPYAIYLAVHELYKKAGLIQSKALGRRHSICPHSIRKFFKTQLASLQVDRDYIEYMMGHTISTYHDIEMKGIEYLRGIYAASGLCVQQKTKVGKIDALKEIIRAWGLNPEEILTREAQANATVLGQGHIEDNQLKQLSLALKQQMIKEIREDKSQ; this is encoded by the coding sequence ATGAATAAAACAATGAAAAATCTAGCCATCACTCCGACTTCTATTGTTAAAACCGCTGAGTTCACGATTCCAGAGCCACATTCGGCAGCTGAGCAACATCTTTACCGCTGGATTATTGATTCGCTGACTGCAAAGGTTCCTAAGGTTTTGCCGATGGTTTTTGCTAATAAGTCAACGCTTGAACTTGCAAGAAACCTGCTACGTTACAGGACAGGCAGCCCAGGAACGCTTACTGTTTACATGTATGATGTGTACCGTTTCTGCAACTGGCTAAACATTGAACCTGACCAGATGATAAATAGCTGCAAAGACCAAGACGGCGACCCTAATCTTAAAGCAGTATCAAAATACAACAGGCTACTAGACGATTACATTGGAGAACTGCAGGCGCAGGGATTAACTCCTGGTACCGTGCACAGTTTCACTAAAGGCATAAAAGCGCTTTTCAGAGCTAACGGTCTTAGGCTTCAGTTGCCCTATAGCATACCTAATAGGGTAACGTATAAACCGCGGGCACCGACACCTGAAGAACTGCAGAAAATCTTGGCTATAGCTGATTTACGGAACCGCGTGATTGTTTCATGTATGGCTTTAGGCGGGTTCCGTGAGGGAACGCTTACAAAGCTGACTGTTGGTCACGTGAGAAGGGATTTGGAAGCTGGAATAGTTCCGCTACACGTTCACGTAGAAGCTAACATAACCAAAGGCAAATACCATGATTACGATACTTTCTTGGGCGCTGAAGCAGCTAATTACATACGGCTTTATTTGCAGATGCGACGTCAGGGCACTGATAAGATTCCTCCTGAAATCATTGCTGACAATTCACCGTTGATATCTGCGCGGCACAGTCGCAGGCCTGCTTTTGTTACGCCTTATGCAATATACTTGGCAGTGCATGAATTGTACAAGAAAGCTGGTTTGATTCAAAGTAAGGCTTTAGGTAGACGCCATAGCATTTGTCCGCATAGTATCCGTAAATTCTTCAAAACACAGCTGGCATCTTTGCAGGTTGACCGAGACTACATCGAGTATATGATGGGTCACACAATCAGCACCTACCATGACATCGAGATGAAGGGTATTGAGTATTTGCGGGGCATTTATGCAGCGTCAGGTTTGTGTGTTCAACAGAAAACTAAAGTTGGCAAAATCGATGCACTCAAAGAAATCATTAGAGCTTGGGGTTTGAATCCTGAGGAAATATTGACGCGGGAAGCGCAGGCTAACGCGACTGTTCTAGGGCAGGGCCATATAGAAGATAACCAGCTTAAGCAGTTGAGTTTAGCTTTGAAGCAGCAGATGATTAAAGAAATTCGAGAGGATAAGTCGCAGTGA